The following are encoded in a window of Oncorhynchus mykiss isolate Arlee chromosome Y, USDA_OmykA_1.1, whole genome shotgun sequence genomic DNA:
- the LOC110509976 gene encoding potassium channel subfamily K member 4: MRCSTLLCILTGVLLYLVLGAVVFQALEAPHEEGQHIQLQDTRRAFLENYTCVSPDILQALIEEVADAVGAGVDPSSNSSTFTSQWDLASAFFFSGTIVTTIGFGNISPKTEGGQLFCIFYALVGIPLFGILLAGVGDHLGTGLRKAILKIEFLLAKWKVSPTIVRVISAILSILLGVALFVAVPTLVFQEVEKWTLLEASYFVVITLTTVGFGDYVAGDSGDGGKDHWYKPLVWFWILLGLAYFASILSMVANWLRVLSKKTRAEMEELRARTTDWGQNIQNMSVDFRMPDDPFKRRRRKRRHGPRSRGNGAGHVSGAPGKGGRVMENGQLNSQSETGSSSYSYSSNESESGSASGSEVSQHERVVEEKEKDVDKENAFPESLYSQPLDYFGENLAYIDESSDAVSGKLHLDPLLDPTQPVSTRSRKPKRRRPRRPPPEKSPKISPTKPEKKEPNGDIKPPENPPPPKDR, encoded by the exons ATGCGCTGCTCCACCCTCCTGTGTATCCTGACGGGGGTGCTTCTCTACCTAGTGCTGGGGGCCGTGGTGTTCCAGGCCCTGGAGGCTCCCCATGAGGAGGGCCAGCACATACAGCTGCAGGACACACGCAGAGCCTTCCTGGAGAACTACACCTGCGTCAGCCCAGACATCCTGCAGGCCCTCATAGAG GAGGTGGCAGATGCTGTGGGTGCGGGTGTGGATCCTAGCAGCAATTCCTCCACCTTCACCAGCCAATGGGACCTGGCCAGCGCCTTTTTCTTCTCTGGGACCATCGTCACCACCATCG GTTTTGGGAACATCTCCCCAAAGACAGAAGGGGGGCAGCTGTTCTGTATCTTTTATGCCCTGGTGGGGATCCCTCTGTTTGGTATCCTGCTGGCTGGAGTTGGAGACCATCTGGGGACCGGGCTGAGGAAGGCCATCCTCAAAATTGAATTTCTCTTAGCG AAATGGAAGGTGAGTCCTACTATTGTTCGAGTCATCTCAGCCATACTCTCCATCCTGTTGGGGGTAGCACTCTTCGTTGCAGTGCCAACGCTGGTGTTTCAGGAGGTGGAGAAGTGGACTCTCCTGGAGGCGTCCTACTTTGTTGTCATCACCCTGACTACAGTGGGTTTTGGAGACTATGTTGCAG GTGATAGTGGAGATGGTGGTAAAGACCACTGGTACAAGCCCCTGGTGTGGTTCTGGATCCTGCTGGGCCTGGCCTACTTTGCTTCCATCCTGTCCATGGTTGCAAACTGGCTTCGGGTCCTGTCCAAGAAGACCAGGGCTGAG ATGGAGGAGCTCAGAGCCCGTACCACTGACTGGGGTCAGAACATTCAGAACATGTCCGTGGACTTCCGCATGCCAGACGACCCCTTCAAACGACGACGACGAAAGCGTCGACATGGCCCTCGCAGCCGAGGCAATGGGGCAGGCCATGTGTCTGGGGCCCCTGGGAAGGGGGGCAGAGTGATGGAGAATGGCCAGCTGAACAGCCAATCAGAGACTGGATCGTCCTCATACTCTTACTCATCCAACGAGTCAGAGTCTGGATCTGCGTCAGGGTCAGAGGTCTCGCAGCATGAGCGAGTAGTAGAGGAAAAAGAGAAGGATGTCGATAAGGAGAATGCCTTCCCAGAATCCCTTTATTCCCAGCCTCTGGACTACTTTGGAGAGAACCTGGCATACATTGATGAGTCCTCAGATGCAGTTAGTGGAAAATTACATTTGGATCCCCTGTTGGATCCAACACAGCCCGTCTCTACACGCTCACGAAAGCCCAAGAGGAGACGGCCCAGAAGGCCACCCCCAGAGAAGAGCCCTAAAATTAGCCCTACCAAGCCTGAGAAGAAAGAGCCCAATGGAGACATAAAACCCCCTGAAAATCCACCGCCACCGAAGGATAGATGA